The segment AGCCCCGACACGCCGGACTACTCCTCCGGCTTGGCCAACACGCTGTACTGGGCGGGAAAGCCCGACGAAGCCTTCGGCGTGTACGACCGCTACCTGGAGCGCAAGCCGACCCACGTCGCCATGCGCCTGGAGTACGCGCGCGTGCTTTCGTATGCGCGCCGCCTGCCGGAGGCGACCGCGCAGTACAACACCGTGCTGCAGGCCGATCCCAACAACGTGCAGGCCCAGGTGGGCCTCGCCAAGATCGATTCCTGGCAGGACGACTTCAAGGCGTCGCTCGACCGCTACAACAAGGTCCTGAAGAAGTATCCCAACCTCTACGACGCGGTCGTCGGCAAGGCCTACACGCTCTACTGGATGGGGCGCACGCAGGAAGCCGCCACGCTCTTCCAGCACGCGCTCAAGCGCAACCCCAACGACAAGGAAGTGCAGGCCACGCTCAAAGAGATGGGGATGGCCGGCGAGAAGAAGCCGGCGGTCGCCGCCGCGCAGCCCGCCACCGAGCCGGCGCCGGCCGAGCAGAAGCCGGCCGTGCCGGTGGAGCAGGCCGTCCTCCAGCCCGAGACCTTCGCGACGCACCAGAAGCCGGCCGCGCGCAACGCCATCAGCGTGATGATGGAGCAGGCGCAGGCCGCCGCCAACGCCAACAACTACGTCGAGGCCGTCCACCTCTATCACGAGGTGCTGGCGAAGGAGCCCAACAACACGCAGGCGATGATCCAGATCGCGCGCGTGCTCTCCTGGTCGCGCAACTTCGAGGAATCCGCCAAGGAGTACGACCAGCTCCTGCAACTCGAGCCCGACAACGCGCAGGCCCGCCTCGAGCGAGCGCGCGTGCTCTCCTGGGGGCAGAACTACGACGCCTCCATCGAGGAGTATCGCAGCCTGATCAAGCAGGCAGAGCTCGCGCAGGCGCAGAAGCCCAAGCCGGTCGAGCAGCCCAAGCCGGTCGAGGTGGTGAAGGCTCCCGAGCCGAAGCCGGTCGAGCAGCCGAAGCCGGTCGAGACCGTGAAGGCTCCCGAACCCAAGCCGGTCGAGCAGCCGAAGCCGGTCGAGACCGTCGCCATCCCCGAGGCCAAGCCGGTGGAGCAGCCGAAGTCGGTCGAGGTGGTGAAGGCTCCCGAGCCGAAGCCGGTGGAGCAGCCGAAGCCGGTCGAGGTGGCGCAAGCGCCCGCGCCCGAGCCGGTGGAGCGCGTCGCGCCGGAAGAGCAGGCGGCGCCGCCCGCGCCCGCCATCGACTTGACGCAGACGCGGCTGGAGCTGGCGCGCGTGCTCGCGTGGTCGAAGCGCTACGAGGAATCGCTCGCGCAGTTCAACCAGATCCTGCCGCCGGAGCAGAAGCCTGAGGTGAAGGACAAGCCCATCCTCATCGAGAAGGCGCGCGTGCTCTCCTACGCCCGCAACTACGACGAGGCCATCAAGACCTACGACGTCGCGCTCGCGCTCGATCCCGCCGACATCG is part of the Terriglobales bacterium genome and harbors:
- a CDS encoding tetratricopeptide repeat protein, giving the protein MGSRLLRALVLLGYVLSVAAPGLAVPPADKAGADELLRKGDQYVLEGKLGPARAAYEKAIAAGAELTGDYARARNLGMVYMNGAPRDFKKAARWLELAWKLSPSADDTRLALAQALSWSGKYDAAIEHYRVLVKKSPDTPDYSSGLANTLYWAGKPDEAFGVYDRYLERKPTHVAMRLEYARVLSYARRLPEATAQYNTVLQADPNNVQAQVGLAKIDSWQDDFKASLDRYNKVLKKYPNLYDAVVGKAYTLYWMGRTQEAATLFQHALKRNPNDKEVQATLKEMGMAGEKKPAVAAAQPATEPAPAEQKPAVPVEQAVLQPETFATHQKPAARNAISVMMEQAQAAANANNYVEAVHLYHEVLAKEPNNTQAMIQIARVLSWSRNFEESAKEYDQLLQLEPDNAQARLERARVLSWGQNYDASIEEYRSLIKQAELAQAQKPKPVEQPKPVEVVKAPEPKPVEQPKPVETVKAPEPKPVEQPKPVETVAIPEAKPVEQPKSVEVVKAPEPKPVEQPKPVEVAQAPAPEPVERVAPEEQAAPPAPAIDLTQTRLELARVLAWSKRYEESLAQFNQILPPEQKPEVKDKPILIEKARVLSYARNYDEAIKTYDVALALDPADIEARLGKGQTLYWWGRLDQAASVLRPLMQVQALSPESKTTTAFTLAAVEHGRGKESAALSLLDTAGDNSDVKLLRTNIQEGLRPVLRFTFGWENDQEAPGGGSLAPTTVTRALRYSTALSFNVKPDLRMTVSNTVTRATTSNPLLGKHGSDALA